A stretch of the Lytechinus variegatus isolate NC3 chromosome 5, Lvar_3.0, whole genome shotgun sequence genome encodes the following:
- the LOC121415423 gene encoding uncharacterized protein LOC121415423, with amino-acid sequence MLQLVVTNTNKKINKFRATLSPNILDSDKITYLHETTACEIRAIMGMLYARGMLGQNLLHVNWLFGEHVGHPIFGATMSKNRFKFLMTKLSFDDEDTRPARWQNYRFAAFRELHDMMNKNCAQAVTPNDFITLDETLYPMRTGIGFRQYN; translated from the coding sequence ATGCTCCAGTTGGTTGTCACCAACACCAACAAGAAAATCAATAAGTTTCGCGCAACTCTCTCGCCTAACATCCTCGATTCAGACAAGATAACTTACCTTCATGAGACTACAGCATGTGAAATACGTGCTATCATGGGAATGCTGTACGCCCGGGGAATGCTTGGCCAGAATCTTCTGCATGTAAACTGGCTCTTTGGTGAGCATGTGGGTCATCCCATATTTGGAGCGACAATGAGCAAAAACCGTTTCAAGTTTCTGATGACTAAACTTTCGTTTGACGACGAAGACACGAGACCAGCAAGGTGGCAAAATTATCGGTTTGCAGCCTTCCGGGAGCTACACGACATGATGAACAAGAACTGCGCCCAGGCAGTCACTCCCAATGACTTCATCACCTTGGATGAGACCCTCTATCCCATGCGCACCGGAATTGGTTTTCGCCAGTACAATTGA
- the LOC121415424 gene encoding piggyBac transposable element-derived protein 1-like: MLFRSLNDARYSYTFCTSVYSGKPTGEPTRHYITGPEEVVKYLVTEMEQHGQLRGRNLTIDRLYTSLPLTQWLFDRGITVMGTIQNNRKGIPAEMKSTQGRDEHSYKVAWQKENKNITLHSYVVNTKSSGTKNVLLITTMKPILGVTKDDGKQKPAALKLYDYTKGGTDIVDQRAMNYTCKPKSNRWTIVAISFLLDTCRVNASTILALNQRNDPRKVDSFDFGFTLAEELTRPFIQQRSLNGLPTSVTQKIHRVLGMPEQQPPQPDLMGVHR; encoded by the coding sequence ATGCTTTTTCGATCCCTGAATGATGCAAGGTACTCATACACATTTTGCACTTCAGTGTACTCTGGAAAACCAACGGGAGAACCCACACGACACTACATCACTGGACCAGAGGAAGTTGTAAAGTACTTGGTGACCGAAATGGAACAGCATGGGCAGCTACGAGGTCGCAATCTGACGATTGATAGATTGTACACGTCGCTTCCCCTCACTCAGTGGCTTTTTGACAGGGGTATCACTGTGATGGGCACCATTCAGAACAACAGGAAAGGCATCCCAGCGGAGATGAAAAGCACTCAAGGGCGGGATGAGCACTCATACAAAGTTGCCTGgcagaaagaaaacaagaacaTAACTCTTCACTCCTATGTTGTGAACACTAAATCCTCTGGCACAAAGAACGTCCTCCTCATCACAACAATGAAGCCAATCCTGGGGGTGACAAAAGATGATGGAAAGCAGAAGCCGGCAGCGTTGAAGCTGTACGACTACACTAAAGGTGGAACTGATATTGTCGATCAGCGTGCCATGAATTATACCTGCAAGCCGAAGTCGAACCGCTGGACCATTGTTGCCATTTCCTTCCTACTCGACACCTGCAGGGTAAACGCGTCAACAATCCTAGCCCTCAACCAACGAAATGACCCGAGAAAGGTGGACTCGTTTGACTTTGGTTTTACGCTGGCCGAAGAGCTGACGAGGCCATTCATCCAGCAGCGATCACTGAATGGACTGCCTACCTCTGTCACGCAAAAAATCCACAGAGTGCTGGGAATGCCAGAGCAGCAACCACCACAGCCAGATCTGATGGGAGTCCATCGTTGA